A portion of the Lasioglossum baleicum unplaced genomic scaffold, iyLasBale1 scaffold0029, whole genome shotgun sequence genome contains these proteins:
- the LOC143219479 gene encoding uncharacterized protein LOC143219479 produces the protein MANQLKPVPSEAMERCMFNLAKQDNQESVAEFVARIRKLSMHCNYKDKLDEMLRDKLVCGLRDKDTRVKLFAEKDLTLASALEIATAHEAAVKNAITSIEILDKTSKAEVFSFHDKERRSHQNRAEHPQGKQQDQQQQCKPTQQQRPSAFRNQQNLTCFCCGAQGHGKRTCRYKNSTCNFCGIEGHLEKACLKKAAGSKKSREEIKKFSDSSDSEDGGKGGLRRHRDEFFKVTLSETEEIGQGESDAVCLNALRESDVGNGIINKYNLSSTICKGKNQPRTDDNFLTVEGYGTAQGKPMFLELLINNKKVTLEVDTGTYATVFSEKFWQVNFHDIKVVDTSMKFRAYDDHKLKPIGQIKGLQVKFRNVKRSLNCYVFPGEKPALIGREWLEQFNCWPLHLPPNPETELFILKVEDMPKLLSEKYKELFSDTPGCYNVSKSMIHIKDNVRPIAMKCRHVAHALKPLIEKELDRLVGLGHLEPVEVSEWATPIVAVFKSNGMIRLCGDFKTTINPHLVIDKYPLHTIDDIFTALHDGISFSELDLTHAYMQFPVAEDCRELLTIVTHKGLFRYTKVPEGVSPSPSDIQKKLDECLRGIDHVIAYLDNIYVTGKTDEEHKENLERVCARLQKCGLRLNQAKCKYMQDRIEVLGYVIDKSGLHKAESKVKAMVDAPRPQNSKELASFLGLVNFYARFLEDRSVKLKPLYDLLNEREFKWTTKCESAFNLVKIELTSDRVLALFDPKEQVVLSCDASDYGLSAILSHKYKDNTERPIAYASKKIPKSELKRAIVDKEAMAIVFGFSRFYQFVFGREIILRTDNKALHHILGPNKGIPVTAYNRLQRYAYFLSGFRYKIEHIKSKAKANCDALSRLPIDDCTELPETDFSHILYFEEGTTTFDSKMLASERPFFNDMYLVIIDAHSKWPEVVNCKKNIKASKLVDVFSRLFAHTPHCTTGRSPASLMFGREIRTRFDTLRPSVSEIVDKKQRAQIVARNGKRQIDVDVGDEVMIDNHKVRGDKRIQGVVEKQVSPSTFIVRDEDNVTQKRHYDQIQHYINNNK, from the exons ATGGCAAACCAATTAAAGCCAGTACCGTCCGAAGCGATGGAAAGATGCATGTTTAACCTCGCCAAACAAGATAATCAAGAATCAGTCGCTGAATTCGTAGCGCGAATCAGGAAGCTATCCATGCATTGCAATTACAAGGATAAATTAGACGAAATGCTCAGAGATAAGTTAGTGTGTGGTTTACGCGATAAGGATACGCGAGTGaaattgtttgcagagaaaGACCTAACACTCGCGTCGGCGCTGGAAATTGCCACAGCTCATGAAGCGGCAGTAAAAAACGCGATTACATCCATCGAGATTTTGGATAAAACGTCGAAGGCTGAGGTGTTCTCATTTCATGACAAGGAACGAAGGTCGCATCAAAATCGTGCTGAACACCCGCAAGGTAAACAACAAGATCAACAGCAGCAGTGCAAACCGACACAGCAGCAGCGACCGTCGGCGTTCAGGAACCAGCAAAATTTGACATGTTTTTGTTGTGGGGCCCAAGGGCACGGTAAAAGAACCTGCCGTTACAAGAATTCTACATGCAACTTTTGTGGAATCGAGGGTCATTTGGAAAAAGCATGCCTGAAGAAAGCAGCAGGGAGCAAGAAATCCAGAGAGGAGATCAAGAAATTTTCCGATAGCAGCGACTCAGAGGACGGCGGCAAAGGGGGGCTACGACGTCATCGAGATGAGTTTTTCAAAGTGACATTGAGTGAAACTGAAGAAATTGGTCAGGGTGAAAGTGATGCAGTGTGTCTGAATGCATTGAGAGAATCAGATGTGGGTAACGGTATTATAAATAAGTATAATCTAAGCAGTACGATATGTAAAGGAAAAAATCAGCCTAGGACTGATGACAATTTTTTAACAGTTGAAGGTTACGGAACGGCACAAGGTAAACCAATGTTCTTAGAGCTACTAatcaataataaaaaagttacacTTGAAGTAGACACGGGCACGTATGCCACGGTATTCTCAGAAAAGTTTTGGCAAGTTAATTTTCACGACATAAAAGTTGTCGATACAAGTATGAAATTTAGGGCATATGATGACCACAAATTGAAGCCTATCGGGCAAATTAAAGGATTGCAAGtaaaatttcgaaatgtaaAGCGTTCATTGAATTGTTACGTATTCCCCGGGGAAAAACCAGCGTTAATCGGTAGGGAATGGCTCGAACAATTTAACTGTTGGCCATTACACTTGCCGCCAAACCCAGAAACGGAGCTTTTCATATTAAAAGTTGAGGATATGCCAAAGCTTCtgtctgaaaaatataaagaATTGTTTAGCGACACACCAGGATGTTACAACGTAAGCAAGTCAATGATACACATAAAAGATAATGTCCGCCCTATTGCGATGAAATGCAGGCACGTAGCGCATGCGTTGAAACCACTGATAGAGAAGGAACTTGACAGATTGGTAGGTTTGGGCCACTTGGAACCCGTAGAAGTAAGCGAGTGGGCGACACCCATTGTAGCGGTATTTAAAAGTAATGGAATGATTCGGTTATGTGGGGATTTCAAAACGACGATAAACCCTCACTTAGTTATTGACAAGTACCCGTTACACACCATTGATGATATCTTTACAGCATTACACGACGGAATTTCCTTCTCCGAACTGGATCTAACGCACGCATACATGCAATTCCCAGTAGCGGAAGACTGTCGGGAACTACTAACGATAGTCACACACAAGGGATTATTTCGTTATACAAAAGTTCCGGAAGGAGTTTCGCCTTCACCTTCCGACATTCAAAAGAAATTAGACGAATGTCTACGAGGAATAGATCATGTAATTGCGTACCTAGATAATATTTATGTTACGGGTAAGACAGATGAAGAACAtaaggaaaatttagaaagagtCTGCGCAAGACTACAAAAATGTGGGTTACGGTTAAACCAAGCAAAATGCAAGTACATGCAAGATAGAATCGAAGTCCTCGGTTATGTAATAGACAAGTCGGGGTTGCATAAGGCCGAGTCTAAAGTCAAGGCAATGGTGGATGCGCCGAGGCCTCAAAATTCTAAGGAGCTTGCCTCGTTTTTGGGCCTCGTAAATTTTTATGCTCGGTTCTTAGAGGACCGGTCGGTTAAATTGAAACCACTGTACGACTTACTTAACGAGAGAGAATTTAAATGGACAACCAAATGTGAAAGCGCATTTAACCtagtaaaaattgaattgaCTTCAGACCGAGTACTCGCGTTATTTGATCCAAAAGAACAAGTAGTCCTGTCGTGCGATGCGTCAGATTACGGGCTGTCcgcaattctttctcataaaTATAAAGATAACACGGAACGACCAATTGCTTATGCATCTAAAAAGATACCTAAAAGCGAACTTAAAAGAGCAATTGTTGATAAGGAGGCAATGGCAATAGTTTTTGGGTTTAGCAGGTTCTACCAATTCGTGTTTGGCAGAGAGATAATTTTAAGAACAGACAATAAAGCATTGCATCACATATTAGGTCCAAATAAAGGCATACCCGTTACCGCTTATAATAGACTACAACGCTACGCGTACTTTTTGTCCGGGTTCAGATACAAAATAGAACACATCAAGTCAAAAGCAAAGGCCAACTGCGACGCACTGTCTAGACTACCCATAGATGATTGCACCGAATTACCGGAAACCGATTTCTCACACATTCTTTACTTTGAAGAAGGCACGACCACCTTTGATAGCAAAATGCTAGCTAGTGAAA GGCCATTTTTCAACGACATGTACCTAGTGATCATAGATGCTCACTCAAAGTGGCCGGAAGTTGtaaattgtaagaaaaacaTAAAGGCGTCCAAACTCGTTGATGTTTTCAGCAGATTATTCGCACA TACTCCACACTGCACCACTGGTAGAAGCCCAGCATCGTTAATGTTCGGCCGCGAAATAAGGACAAGATTTGATACACTAAGACCAAGCGTTTCTGAAATAGTAGACAAGAAACAACGGGCACAAATTGTAGCGAGAAACGGAAAGCGTCAAATAGATGTTGATGTTGGCGACGAAGTCATGATCGACAATCATAAGGTGAGAGGCGATAAGCGTATTCAAGGTGTTGTAGAGAAACAAGTCTCACCATCGACATTTATTGTACGCGATGAAGACAATGTAACGCAGAAAAGGCATTACGATCAGATT CAacattacataaataataataagtaa